The following are from one region of the Nymphaea colorata isolate Beijing-Zhang1983 chromosome 7, ASM883128v2, whole genome shotgun sequence genome:
- the LOC116257261 gene encoding probable nucleoside diphosphate kinase 5 isoform X2, which translates to MEHQVSREMRISWVILVFILQLTTLPLQSWICAASTKAERTLAMIKPDGVVNKYADTIKKIIMESGFDIVREMMVQLDESNATIFYTEHSHKSFFPDLVKYMTSGPVYVMVLEKVNAISEWRNLIGPTDARKARISHPSSIRAMCGVDLQRNCVHGSDTHESAIREIIFFFGDLLAGGSSSMNDEL; encoded by the exons ATGGAGCACCAAGTATCACGGGAAATGAGGATTTCTTGGGTCATCCTTGTCTTCATCCTTCAGCTGACGACCCTCCCCTTacaaag TTGGATTTGTGCTGCAAGTACAAAAGCAGAAAGGACATTGGCAATGATAAAGCCTGATGGTGTAGTTAACAAGTATGCAGATACAATTAAGAAGATTATTATGGAATCAGGATTTGACATTGTTAGAGAGATGATGGTGCAATTGGATGAGAGCAATGCGACCATCTTTTATACTGAGCATTCTCATAAGAGTTTCTTTCCAGACCTCGTTAAATACATGACTAG tggTCCAGTGTATGTCATGGTCTTGGAAAAGGTGAATGCCATTTCTGAATGGCGTAATCTGATTGGTCCTACGGATGCAAGGAAAGCTCGGATTTCTCATCCTTCAAG CATTCGAGCCATGTGTGGGGTTGATTTACAAAGGAATTGTGTTCATGGTTCAGATACACATGAATCTGCTATTCGTgaaatcatctttttctttggaGATCTCTTGGCAG
- the LOC116257261 gene encoding probable nucleoside diphosphate kinase 5 isoform X3, whose amino-acid sequence MEHQVSREMRISWVILVFILQLTTLPLQSWICAASTKAERTLAMIKPDGVVNKYADTIKKIIMESGFDIVREMMVQLDESNATIFYTEHSHKSFFPDLVKYMTSGPVYVMVLEKVNAISEWRNLIGPTDARKARISHPSSIRAMCGVDLQRNCVHGSDTHESAIREIIFFFGDLLAGFAKWEDDWW is encoded by the exons ATGGAGCACCAAGTATCACGGGAAATGAGGATTTCTTGGGTCATCCTTGTCTTCATCCTTCAGCTGACGACCCTCCCCTTacaaag TTGGATTTGTGCTGCAAGTACAAAAGCAGAAAGGACATTGGCAATGATAAAGCCTGATGGTGTAGTTAACAAGTATGCAGATACAATTAAGAAGATTATTATGGAATCAGGATTTGACATTGTTAGAGAGATGATGGTGCAATTGGATGAGAGCAATGCGACCATCTTTTATACTGAGCATTCTCATAAGAGTTTCTTTCCAGACCTCGTTAAATACATGACTAG tggTCCAGTGTATGTCATGGTCTTGGAAAAGGTGAATGCCATTTCTGAATGGCGTAATCTGATTGGTCCTACGGATGCAAGGAAAGCTCGGATTTCTCATCCTTCAAG CATTCGAGCCATGTGTGGGGTTGATTTACAAAGGAATTGTGTTCATGGTTCAGATACACATGAATCTGCTATTCGTgaaatcatctttttctttggaGATCTCTTGGCAG
- the LOC116257261 gene encoding probable nucleoside diphosphate kinase 5 isoform X1: MEHQVSREMRISWVILVFILQLTTLPLQSWICAASTKAERTLAMIKPDGVVNKYADTIKKIIMESGFDIVREMMVQLDESNATIFYTEHSHKSFFPDLVKYMTSGPVYVMVLEKVNAISEWRNLIGPTDARKARISHPSSIRAMCGVDLQRNCVHGSDTHESAIREIIFFFGDLLAGLGDMEEDWDWFGV, translated from the exons ATGGAGCACCAAGTATCACGGGAAATGAGGATTTCTTGGGTCATCCTTGTCTTCATCCTTCAGCTGACGACCCTCCCCTTacaaag TTGGATTTGTGCTGCAAGTACAAAAGCAGAAAGGACATTGGCAATGATAAAGCCTGATGGTGTAGTTAACAAGTATGCAGATACAATTAAGAAGATTATTATGGAATCAGGATTTGACATTGTTAGAGAGATGATGGTGCAATTGGATGAGAGCAATGCGACCATCTTTTATACTGAGCATTCTCATAAGAGTTTCTTTCCAGACCTCGTTAAATACATGACTAG tggTCCAGTGTATGTCATGGTCTTGGAAAAGGTGAATGCCATTTCTGAATGGCGTAATCTGATTGGTCCTACGGATGCAAGGAAAGCTCGGATTTCTCATCCTTCAAG CATTCGAGCCATGTGTGGGGTTGATTTACAAAGGAATTGTGTTCATGGTTCAGATACACATGAATCTGCTATTCGTgaaatcatctttttctttggaGATCTCTTGGCAG
- the LOC116257261 gene encoding probable nucleoside diphosphate kinase 5 isoform X5 — MEHQVSREMRISWVILVFILQLTTLPLQSWICAASTKAERTLAMIKPDGVVNKYADTIKKIIMESGFDIVREMMVQLDESNATIFYTEHSHKSFFPDLVKYMTSGPVYVMVLEKVNAISEWRNLIGPTDARKARISHPSSIRAMCGVDLQRNCVHGSDTHESAIREIIFFFGDLLAGF, encoded by the exons ATGGAGCACCAAGTATCACGGGAAATGAGGATTTCTTGGGTCATCCTTGTCTTCATCCTTCAGCTGACGACCCTCCCCTTacaaag TTGGATTTGTGCTGCAAGTACAAAAGCAGAAAGGACATTGGCAATGATAAAGCCTGATGGTGTAGTTAACAAGTATGCAGATACAATTAAGAAGATTATTATGGAATCAGGATTTGACATTGTTAGAGAGATGATGGTGCAATTGGATGAGAGCAATGCGACCATCTTTTATACTGAGCATTCTCATAAGAGTTTCTTTCCAGACCTCGTTAAATACATGACTAG tggTCCAGTGTATGTCATGGTCTTGGAAAAGGTGAATGCCATTTCTGAATGGCGTAATCTGATTGGTCCTACGGATGCAAGGAAAGCTCGGATTTCTCATCCTTCAAG CATTCGAGCCATGTGTGGGGTTGATTTACAAAGGAATTGTGTTCATGGTTCAGATACACATGAATCTGCTATTCGTgaaatcatctttttctttggaGATCTCTTGGCAG
- the LOC116257261 gene encoding probable nucleoside diphosphate kinase 5 isoform X6 yields the protein MEHQVSREMRISWVILVFILQLTTLPLQSWICAASTKAERTLAMIKPDGVVNKYADTIKKIIMESGFDIVREMMVQLDESNATIFYTEHSHKSFFPDLVKYMTSGPVYVMVLEKVNAISEWRNLIGPTDARKARISHPSSIRAMCGVDLQRNCVHGSDTHESAIREIIFFFGDLLAA from the exons ATGGAGCACCAAGTATCACGGGAAATGAGGATTTCTTGGGTCATCCTTGTCTTCATCCTTCAGCTGACGACCCTCCCCTTacaaag TTGGATTTGTGCTGCAAGTACAAAAGCAGAAAGGACATTGGCAATGATAAAGCCTGATGGTGTAGTTAACAAGTATGCAGATACAATTAAGAAGATTATTATGGAATCAGGATTTGACATTGTTAGAGAGATGATGGTGCAATTGGATGAGAGCAATGCGACCATCTTTTATACTGAGCATTCTCATAAGAGTTTCTTTCCAGACCTCGTTAAATACATGACTAG tggTCCAGTGTATGTCATGGTCTTGGAAAAGGTGAATGCCATTTCTGAATGGCGTAATCTGATTGGTCCTACGGATGCAAGGAAAGCTCGGATTTCTCATCCTTCAAG CATTCGAGCCATGTGTGGGGTTGATTTACAAAGGAATTGTGTTCATGGTTCAGATACACATGAATCTGCTATTCGTgaaatcatctttttctttggaGATCTCTTGGCAG
- the LOC116257261 gene encoding probable nucleoside diphosphate kinase 5 isoform X4, translating to MEHQVSREMRISWVILVFILQLTTLPLQSWICAASTKAERTLAMIKPDGVVNKYADTIKKIIMESGFDIVREMMVQLDESNATIFYTEHSHKSFFPDLVKYMTSGPVYVMVLEKVNAISEWRNLIGPTDARKARISHPSSIRAMCGVDLQRNCVHGSDTHESAIREIIFFFGDLLAGY from the exons ATGGAGCACCAAGTATCACGGGAAATGAGGATTTCTTGGGTCATCCTTGTCTTCATCCTTCAGCTGACGACCCTCCCCTTacaaag TTGGATTTGTGCTGCAAGTACAAAAGCAGAAAGGACATTGGCAATGATAAAGCCTGATGGTGTAGTTAACAAGTATGCAGATACAATTAAGAAGATTATTATGGAATCAGGATTTGACATTGTTAGAGAGATGATGGTGCAATTGGATGAGAGCAATGCGACCATCTTTTATACTGAGCATTCTCATAAGAGTTTCTTTCCAGACCTCGTTAAATACATGACTAG tggTCCAGTGTATGTCATGGTCTTGGAAAAGGTGAATGCCATTTCTGAATGGCGTAATCTGATTGGTCCTACGGATGCAAGGAAAGCTCGGATTTCTCATCCTTCAAG CATTCGAGCCATGTGTGGGGTTGATTTACAAAGGAATTGTGTTCATGGTTCAGATACACATGAATCTGCTATTCGTgaaatcatctttttctttggaGATCTCTTGGCAG